In Sardina pilchardus chromosome 10, fSarPil1.1, whole genome shotgun sequence, one genomic interval encodes:
- the cd81b gene encoding CD81 molecule b: MAVTGCSQCIKYMLFFFNFVFWLAGGVILGVALWLRHDNQTSTLLMIQFENQQAPNTFYISVYILIAVGVLMMFVGFLGCYGAIQESQCLLGTFFTCLVILFACEVAAGIWGFMNRETISKELINFYDSAYVKGVDPVDSPTKQAAVKVLQLFHSTLDCCGKGDDAALFARGALCPDAQPVEPLTSTSCHLKLRELFTEKQYVIGLAALVIAVIMIFEMIFTMVLCCAIRNTPAY; the protein is encoded by the exons ATGGCTGTCACGGGTTGCTCTCAATGTATCAAATACATGCTCTTCTTCTTTAATTTCGTTTTCTGG CTGGCTGGAGGCGTGATTTTGGGTGTAGCCCTGTGGCTTCGCCATGACAATCAGACAAGCACTCTTCTGATGATCCAGTTTGAGAACCAGCAGGCGCCCAACACATTCTACATCA GTGTCTACATCCTGATTGCTGTTGGAGTCCTGATGATGTTTGTTGGCTTCCTTGGTTGCTACGGTGCCATTCAAGAGTCTCAGTGTCTTCTAGGAACC TTCTTCACCTGTCTGGTCATTCTGTTTGCCTGTGAGGTGGCTGCTGGCATTTGGGGCTTCATGAATCGAGAGACG ATCTCCAAGGAGCTCATCAACTTTTACGACTCCGCCTACGTCAAAGGGGTGGATCCCGTGGACTCACCCACCAAGCAAGCCGCCGTCAAGGTGCTGCAGCTCTTCCACAGCACG TTGGACTGCTGTGGGAAAGGGGACGATGCTGCCCTGTTCGCCCGTGGAGCGCTCTGCCCAGATGCCCAGCCCGTGGAACCGCTGACCTCCACG AGCTGCCATTTGAAACTGAGAGAGCTGTTTACTGAGAAGCAGTATGTGATCGGTCTGGCTGCATTGGTGATTGCTGTCATCATG aTATTTGAGATGATCTTCACCATGGTCCTCTGCTGTGCCATCCGAAATACACCTGCCTACTGA
- the kcnc1b gene encoding potassium voltage-gated channel subfamily C member 1b isoform X2 has protein sequence MGHSDEKDRIVINVGGIKHQTYRGTLRTLPGTRLALLTEPFAHENFDYDPQIGEFFFDRHPGVFAHILNYYRTGKLHCPADVCGPLYEEELAFWGIDETDVEPCCWMTYRQHREAEEALESFGGGALDPSHKESEEDTVAPEAADGDEGVEMTRRLAQGDSPDNRSGTWSRWQKHVWALFEDPYSSKYARWVAFASLFFILLSITTFCLETHEAFNPILNFTEVEVVDNTTVVHVYEETETMAELTYVEGVCVLWFTFEFLVRIVFCPDKLKFIRNTLNIIDFVAILPFYLEVGLSGVSTKAAKDVLGFLRVVRFVRILRIFKLTRHFVGLRVLGHTLRASTNEFILLIIFLALGVLIFATMIYYAERIGANPNDPRASDHTHFKNIPIGFWWAVVTMTTLGYGDMYPQTTTGMIVGALCALSGVLTIAMPVPVIVNNFGMYYSLAMAKQKLPKKKNRHIPRAPAIGSPNYCPTKSVFNSPRHSTHSEPCPLAQEELSEIRYQDFKVNGEASKAALANEDCPHIDQAVSPEEAFSPTERAERPCFLLTPGERANHTGGRVRKESQRRRRNRQPTESVCVMNHGVPTTMCMNHTPTSPT, from the exons ATGGGCCATAGTGACGAGAAGGATCGCATAGTGATAAACGTGGGAGGGATCAAACACCAGACCTACCGCGGGACCCTGCGCACGCTGCCCGGCACGCGCCTTGCCTTGCTAACGGAGCCGTTTGCGCACGAGAACTTCGACTATGACCCCCAGATTGGAGAGTTCTTCTTCGACCGTCACCCGGGCGTCTTTGCGCACATCCTCAACTACTACCGGACTGGGAAACTGCACTGCCCGGCGGATGTGTGCGGGCCGCTTTACGAGGAGGAGTTGGCTTTCTGGGGCATTGATGAGACGGACGTAGAGCCATGCTGCTGGATGACCTACCGCCAGCACCGGGAGGCTGAGGAGGCTCTGGAGAGCTTCGGTGGAGGTGCCCTCGACCCAAGCCACAAAGAGTCTGAGGAGGATACTGTGGCGCCGGAGGCTGCTGATGGCGACGAGGGTGTGGAGATGACCCGAAGGCTAGCTCAGGGGGACTCACCCGATAACAGATCCGGGACATGGAGCCGCTGGCAGAAGCATGTCTGGGCGCTCTTTGAGGACCCATACTCGTCTAAATATGCAAGG TGGGTGGCCTTTGCCTCCCTCTTCTTCATCCTGCTGTCCATCACCACCTTCTGCCTGGAGACGCACGAGGCGTTCAACCCCATCCTCAACTTCaccgaggtggaggtggtggacaACACCACGGTGGTGCACGTGTACGAGGAGACGGAGACCATGGCGGAGCTGACCTACGTGGAGGGCGTCTGCGTCCTCTGGTTCACCTTCGAGTTCCTCGTGCGCATCGTCTTCTGCCCGGACAAGCTCAAGTTCATCCGCAACACGCTCAACATCATCGACTTCGTGGCCATCCTGCCGTTCTACCTGGAGGTGGGGCTGTCCGGCGTGTCCACCAAGGCGGCCAAAGACGTGCTGGGCTTCCTGCGTGTGGTGCGCTTCGTGCGGATCCTGCGCATCTTCAAGCTGACGCGTCACTTCGTGGGGCTGCGCGTGCTCGGCCACACGCTGCGCGCCAGCACCAACGAGTTCATCCTGCTCATCATCTTCCTGGCGCTGGGCGTGCTCATCTTCGCCACCATGATCTACTACGCCGAGCGCATCGGCGCCAACCCCAACGACCCGCGCGCCTCCGACCACACGCACTTCAAGAACATCCCCATCGGCTTCTGGTGGGCGGTGGTCACCATGACGACCCTGGGCTACGGCGACATGTACCCGCAGACGACCACGGGCATGATCGTGGGCGCGCTCTGTGCCCTCTCCGGCGTGCTCACCATCGCCATGCCCGTGCCCGTCATCGTCAACAACTTCGGCATGTACTACTCCCTGGCCATGGCCAAGCAGAAGCTACCAAAGAAGAAGAACCGGCACATCCCGCGCGCGCCCGCCATCGGCTCGCCCAACTACTGCCCGACCAAGTCCGTCTTCAACTCGCCGCGCCACAGCACCCACAGCGAACCCTGCCCTCTGGCCCAGGAGGAGCTCTCCGAGATCAGATACCAAG ATTTCAAAGTGAACGGCGAGGCGTCCAAAGCGGCTCTGGCCAACGAGGACTGTCCTCACATCGACCAAGCGGTCTCCCCAGAGGAGGCGTTCAGCCCAACGGAGAGGGCTGAGAGGCCCTGCTTCCTGCTGACGCCTGGAGAACGAGCCAATCACACGGGGGGAAGAGTCAGAAAAG AGTCACAGCGGCGCCGCCGGAACAGACAGCCcacagagtcagtgtgtgtcatgAATCATGGTGTGCCAACCACTATGTGCATGAACCACACGCCCACATCACCTACCTGA
- the kcnc1b gene encoding potassium voltage-gated channel subfamily C member 1b isoform X1 produces the protein MGHSDEKDRIVINVGGIKHQTYRGTLRTLPGTRLALLTEPFAHENFDYDPQIGEFFFDRHPGVFAHILNYYRTGKLHCPADVCGPLYEEELAFWGIDETDVEPCCWMTYRQHREAEEALESFGGGALDPSHKESEEDTVAPEAADGDEGVEMTRRLAQGDSPDNRSGTWSRWQKHVWALFEDPYSSKYARWVAFASLFFILLSITTFCLETHEAFNPILNFTEVEVVDNTTVVHVYEETETMAELTYVEGVCVLWFTFEFLVRIVFCPDKLKFIRNTLNIIDFVAILPFYLEVGLSGVSTKAAKDVLGFLRVVRFVRILRIFKLTRHFVGLRVLGHTLRASTNEFILLIIFLALGVLIFATMIYYAERIGANPNDPRASDHTHFKNIPIGFWWAVVTMTTLGYGDMYPQTTTGMIVGALCALSGVLTIAMPVPVIVNNFGMYYSLAMAKQKLPKKKNRHIPRAPAIGSPNYCPTKSVFNSPRHSTHSEPCPLAQEELSEIRYQDFKVNGEASKAALANEDCPHIDQAVSPEEAFSPTERAERPCFLLTPGERANHTGGRVRKGCERPWSHSSMSGMASGSLGVSSVSALPCSPPCLMQPSHSPIPSIL, from the exons ATGGGCCATAGTGACGAGAAGGATCGCATAGTGATAAACGTGGGAGGGATCAAACACCAGACCTACCGCGGGACCCTGCGCACGCTGCCCGGCACGCGCCTTGCCTTGCTAACGGAGCCGTTTGCGCACGAGAACTTCGACTATGACCCCCAGATTGGAGAGTTCTTCTTCGACCGTCACCCGGGCGTCTTTGCGCACATCCTCAACTACTACCGGACTGGGAAACTGCACTGCCCGGCGGATGTGTGCGGGCCGCTTTACGAGGAGGAGTTGGCTTTCTGGGGCATTGATGAGACGGACGTAGAGCCATGCTGCTGGATGACCTACCGCCAGCACCGGGAGGCTGAGGAGGCTCTGGAGAGCTTCGGTGGAGGTGCCCTCGACCCAAGCCACAAAGAGTCTGAGGAGGATACTGTGGCGCCGGAGGCTGCTGATGGCGACGAGGGTGTGGAGATGACCCGAAGGCTAGCTCAGGGGGACTCACCCGATAACAGATCCGGGACATGGAGCCGCTGGCAGAAGCATGTCTGGGCGCTCTTTGAGGACCCATACTCGTCTAAATATGCAAGG TGGGTGGCCTTTGCCTCCCTCTTCTTCATCCTGCTGTCCATCACCACCTTCTGCCTGGAGACGCACGAGGCGTTCAACCCCATCCTCAACTTCaccgaggtggaggtggtggacaACACCACGGTGGTGCACGTGTACGAGGAGACGGAGACCATGGCGGAGCTGACCTACGTGGAGGGCGTCTGCGTCCTCTGGTTCACCTTCGAGTTCCTCGTGCGCATCGTCTTCTGCCCGGACAAGCTCAAGTTCATCCGCAACACGCTCAACATCATCGACTTCGTGGCCATCCTGCCGTTCTACCTGGAGGTGGGGCTGTCCGGCGTGTCCACCAAGGCGGCCAAAGACGTGCTGGGCTTCCTGCGTGTGGTGCGCTTCGTGCGGATCCTGCGCATCTTCAAGCTGACGCGTCACTTCGTGGGGCTGCGCGTGCTCGGCCACACGCTGCGCGCCAGCACCAACGAGTTCATCCTGCTCATCATCTTCCTGGCGCTGGGCGTGCTCATCTTCGCCACCATGATCTACTACGCCGAGCGCATCGGCGCCAACCCCAACGACCCGCGCGCCTCCGACCACACGCACTTCAAGAACATCCCCATCGGCTTCTGGTGGGCGGTGGTCACCATGACGACCCTGGGCTACGGCGACATGTACCCGCAGACGACCACGGGCATGATCGTGGGCGCGCTCTGTGCCCTCTCCGGCGTGCTCACCATCGCCATGCCCGTGCCCGTCATCGTCAACAACTTCGGCATGTACTACTCCCTGGCCATGGCCAAGCAGAAGCTACCAAAGAAGAAGAACCGGCACATCCCGCGCGCGCCCGCCATCGGCTCGCCCAACTACTGCCCGACCAAGTCCGTCTTCAACTCGCCGCGCCACAGCACCCACAGCGAACCCTGCCCTCTGGCCCAGGAGGAGCTCTCCGAGATCAGATACCAAG ATTTCAAAGTGAACGGCGAGGCGTCCAAAGCGGCTCTGGCCAACGAGGACTGTCCTCACATCGACCAAGCGGTCTCCCCAGAGGAGGCGTTCAGCCCAACGGAGAGGGCTGAGAGGCCCTGCTTCCTGCTGACGCCTGGAGAACGAGCCAATCACACGGGGGGAAGAGTCAGAAAAG GTTGTGAAAGGCCCTGGAGCCATAGCAGCATGTCCGGCATGGCCTCCGGCTCTCTGGGAGTATCCTCAGTCTCCGCCCTCCCCTGCAGCCCCCCCTGTCTCATGCAGCCCTCCCACTCCCCCATCCCATCCATCCTGTAG